The Ogataea parapolymorpha DL-1 chromosome III, whole genome shotgun sequence nucleotide sequence TCGCCTCCAGCGAATCAGCCAAAGCTTTGTAGGTGAGGGACACTGCAGGTGTCTCGTTTTTTAGCACCAATACTGCAGCAAAGCGCTCCAGCTCACCCCAAAATTGCTCGTACTGGTTCTGCCGTGGCAAAGAGGGCAATTTACGCTCTCTTTCCAGCACTCTCAACCTGTCGATCACGCGATCTTCTTGTTTATTGTACACATATCTGGATGAATGTGTCTTTAGCTGTTGACTTTTCAGCAAATCTGCCTGCAACCGTGGATCATCAGGAAACTTTGGCATCTCTGTGTTTCCGTGAACGTGAGCGTACCCGGATCTCCGCGCTTCCTCGATCTTGAGGTTGGCTGCCCTTTGATACTCGTGCTCCGACTGTTGCGACTCATGAATGGCTTTCAGGAGTCGATTTCCTCTCTCAGTCGCTTTTTTAATTGCATCTTGgtcaaacttctcaatCTCAGAAGAGATGCGAACAACCGGAGTAACGTAGTGCCGCACCAGCTGCCTAATCATAAAAATGAAAATATTATTTAAttgaattaattttttttgtcgacTGTCGACTGAAAAACATATCTCCGACGCTCACCGGCTGATAACCTCTTTATCGCTATCTATAAATACTGAGAATAAAGAACGTGTAATTTTATGGCTCCCTCAATTGACTATTTGCTTTCAATCCAATCCGTGCGAGAGACCAACTCTTGCACCAAAAAGcttttgctggagaaccAGCTTGTGAATTTCGACGTGGATTTATCCAAACTTCCGGATGCAGTGGATTTCGTGATATCTACAATCAGAGACTCGTTCCCTACGGACGAGTCCCTACTGACTATTCCAGTTCATGGAAGGTACCAGCACTTTGAATGTGGAGGAGAAAAGCGACTCACAGAGTTTATTCAAAAGCAGCTGAGAGGCCAAAGTGACTACGAAATATGTAAAAAGCTAATTGATCTGTTCATTGTTAGTGTTCTTCTCGATGCTGGTGCTGGCAACCAATGGAAATACAATGAACACGGCATTTTGATTGGCAGGTCTGAGGGAATTGCTGTTGCCACTTTGCACATGTTTATCGACGGAGTGTTCAGTGACGGCGACAGTTACGTTGTGAATGGATCGAAACTAGCCTGCTTAACGGCAGAAGAGCTCTCAAAAGGCCTCCAGGTGTCGGAGGCCAATCCGATTGCAGGATTTGAAGGAAGACTGAAGCTTCTTAACCAACTGGGGAAAACTCTGGTGCAAAATCGCACTATATTTGGAGCTGACGCCAGACCAGGAAACTTAGTTGACTATCTGAAGCAATCGTCAAAGGACGGTTCCCTTGACCTTCCCGACTTGTGGGACTGTTTGATGGAAGGTCTCATGCCAATATGGCCAACGGATGGACGCATCAAGTTGGACGGAAAATGCATTGGAGACGCATGGTATcttaaaaataaaatcaaGGAAGCAGAGAAAGAGTACGGTTCAAATGCTCCAGAGTCAGCAAAAATAGTCACTTTCCACAAACTTACTCAATGGCTGACATACTCGCTGTTTCTCCCGTTGGAGAAGTATGGACATTTCTCCATTAAAAATGCTCATTACATGACGGGCCTCCCAGAATACCGTAATGGAGGATTGtttgttgattttggagttttGAACATTAAGACAGAAAGACTAAAACAAGGCATCAAGTTCTCGATCGAAAAGAAATTGGACTCAAATATTCCTCTATATACACCAGATGACGATTTGATTGTTGAATGGCGATCATGCACCGTCTGCCTACTAGACTATATTCTTCCGCTTGTGAATGAGAAACTGGGGGTTACAGGCTCTAAGTATGAGCTGTCTCTTCCGCAGCTTATTGAGGCCGGGTCGTGGAAATCTGGCAGACTTATTGCCTCAAAACTGCGAAGCAACGGAGGGCCACCGATAGAGTTGTTTGCCGACGGCACTGTGTTTTAGATAGCTACCATTTTATAGATATACTAAAACCACGTGACTATCATGtgacagaaaaaaaatccccCTACCCTCGAGCACCTTtaaaaattatttttttttcaccataTTTTCAACTTTGAACGTCTCATACCATCATGtctgaagaaaagaagatcatTGAAGAACCAGAAATCCACAAGATCAGAATCACCTTGATTTCCACCAAGGTCAAGCAACTCGAGAAGGTGTCTCAAAACATCATCCAAAACGCTGAGAGAGAGAACCTTTTCAAGAAGGGTCCTGTTAGAATGCCAACTAAGACCTTGAGAATCTCTACCAGAAAGACTCCAAACGGTGAGGGTTCTAAGACCTGGGAGACTTACGAGATGAGAATCCACAAGAGATACATTGACTTGCACGCTCCAGCTCAATCTGTCAAGAAGATTACCCAAATCACCATTGAGCCAGGTGTCGACGTCGAGGTCACCATTGCTGCTTAAGTACGTTGAGTGTTTGTGGCAATACTCTAGGCGTACCGTGTAGAAATACCAAGTTCAACTTGTTATATGATGCATGAGACGTTACGGTGTTAGCTATCAGTTCCTTGCACATACATTTATATGTAGCTTAAGGTAATGGataatttgaaaaatctaGTAAACCTTTACACCAACTAGGAAATTCATgcgatcaaaaacaacgaTTATTAACTTCCTTTTCGGAAAAAGGTAAATATACATTTAAAATTAATTTGAGTCCACTATCTTCTTCTCATGGATCACTTGTATTCGCGTAACTTCTGGTCTCCCGACGATTCTGCCTGCTCGTTTCTGCTAGGACACTTCAATGGAGGCTCCAAGACTGCAGACGCTGTGCTTGCCTTCTACAAAGAACGAATGGCGATAGAGCAAGAGTATGCCAAACGTTTGTGCACCCTTTCACGGAAGATTGACCTTGGCAAGCACGAAATAACAGGCAGTCTGAAAAGCAGTCTTGATGTGCTTGCTCAGGAAACCGAACAACTTGGCAACAGTCATTATTCTCAGGCAAACAAGATTGCAACCGATGTGTATAAACCTCTGACTGAATATGCAACAGATCGCAAAAACCAAGGCAAAATACTCGATTCTGGACTGTCCAAGCTGATGAAACACAAAAGAAACCTTGAATCCAAGGTTGAGCTTGCTCGCAAGAAGTATGAAGCTCACTGGGTGAAGGTCAATAATTATAAAACACAGCAGATTCTTATGGATGAGACAGAAGCTTATAGGACACAAATGAAGGTGAACAAACTCATGGATCAGATGAGTGAGGCACGTGATGACTACCGTGGCCTTGTTAATGAGTACAATAATATGCTGAATGTGTGGAAAAACGAGTGGTTCTCTGCCTGTGAAAACCTGCAGTCTatggaggaggagaaaatcaaattCCTGAAGGCCAACATTTGGGAATATGCAAATATTGTGAGCTCGACGTGTATTTCAGACGATCAAAGTTGTGAAAATGTCCGTCTGAGTCTCGAGAAATGCTCGTATCGAGCTGACATTACATCCTTTGttgaggagttcaaaaCAGGCAATACCATGTCTTCACCTGTGAACTTCATCGACTATGCCCGCGGAGACATTCCTCAAAGAAAAGGCGGGATCCAGACGGTCGATCTCACCAGCATTCCTAAAATCACCGAACAGCGCGAACAATTGGGACGCAAAAAGATTCCACCTCCAAAGCCAACccaagagcagcagatgcaATTTGATCTCATTGATAGACGCGAGGAGACATTCAAGCAGCTACAGGAACAGGCCCAGCTTGAAGCCTCTCAGCTGCGGAGCACAGGAACAAAAACTGCCTCTGAGCCAAGCTCTAACCTCGTTTTCTCGGAATATTCTGACGGAACGGAAGCCTCGAGCTCCCACGAAGACGAGTTCAAACAGTCGAAGCAAGAGTCCACATACTCCAATCCTCTGCTGCATTCTCTGGTATCCGACAAACCAACTGAGCCTATTCGGCTGAAGAAGTTTAatatttttggcaagaCTGAGAAGCCAGTGAACCCATTAGAAGCCTATTTGAGCGACCTTCAATTAGGTGGAAATGGCGACATGTCCAAATTCCGTGACTCGATGCAGATCAGTGATGAATCGAAGCAGGAAAAGAACGACAATCGAGCACCGTCTTTCACCTTCAGCAGGAACAACTCCGtcagaaaatcaaaatcgtccaccaccttgaAAGGAAAGTTTGTGAACCACGCGAACCTGCCATCGCGCTCATCAGAAGGCTTCCCTGTTCTCAAATACTGCCGAGCTCAGTACTCATACAATGCCAGCATCGAGCAGGAACTGTCCTTCAAAAAGCGTGATATTCTAATGATCCTGCATCAGCAACCTGACGGATGGTGGTTTGCGGAAAACATCAACACAGGAAAGTCGGGCCTTGCCCCTAGCAACTATCTCGTTGATATGTAATTTAGACTATGCCACTGACTTTTCTTGCGTAAAGATATGCTGTGACTGCAAAAACAAACATGCTTCCACAGATGCTGTAGAACCACGTCAAGCCGGGGGAATCTTGGCCAGGAACGAGACAGTTCATTCCCCAGAGACCAGTGACGACGTTCAACGGTAAGACAATGGAACCGAGAATGGTAATTTTGCCCAGAATGTCGTTCATGTCATTGTTCACTCTGGTCATGTCTATGTTGATCTGAGCGAGGTAATTGGAGTGAGAACGAGCCAGTAATTTCTCGTAATGATTCAAACTTTGCACCATTGTGACGATGTGATCCTGAATGTCTCCCAAATACATTCCAATTTCAGACCGAGGAGCTACCTCCCATTGCTCGTTGCATCTCTTGGAGAAGCCCTTTATAACATCGGCTTTGAATCCCAAAAGTCGCAGCAACGACATCACCCTTCTACGGCAGTCTCCAATTCGGCGAAGCATGTCTCCCTTGCGTTTCCAACTCAAAATCTTCGTATCTTgggacgacgacgtcgaccGCGAAGATTTGGAACTCCATGAGTTTATGGACGCCTTGTCGTTAACAGTTGACGTTCTTCGTTTTAGCTTGAGCCAGATTTtatcgtcgtcctcgtcctcggacCCAGAAGACTCTTCGTCAGAGTCAATTCCACTCTGCATTACCAAAATTGCGTCCTCAATCGCATTGACCTCATCTTCAATGCTTTCTATTAGAGGAGCGTACGCATCGGTGATGTCGTCAATGAGAGCGTATCCTATCCAGTCTGAAGTGACAGAAAGATAGTCCTTGAGCAAGCGGACTCTGCGCCGAACGTTTGCCGGATGTGGGGTTGGTTTCTGGTGGAACGTGATAACACCGTCTCTGAACACAATGATGTACATATTAAGTGGTTCGAGCTCGCCATTCTTCTTCCGTTTGTCGCCATCTCTTCTTTTGGAAACCATCGAGGGTGCCCGTTGATGGTCGATGtcgctggacgaggacttGCTCTTCAACAAACGGTTCATGATATGACGATACCACGCTTTCTTGCGATGCTTGCTGTTGACACTTTCGTCGTCAGAGAACGCAGCTGAGTTCATCGCTCTCTCCAACGCTTTTTTACGGTTTTggtgttcaagaacaacgTCAAAAGCAGTGAAACACACCAGATAGTAGTCTCTGAACAATTCCACCTTTTCTCTCGTTTCGCCCATAAAAATATCCTCTGTAGTCAACGGGTGGATGCTGAACGCCTTGGACAGAACCTTCATCTCCTCTTCCGTCGGGTTCAGGACGTCAAGCCAGAAAGGCGGCACGTCTGCGGCCGACGAGCTGTCCGCTGCAACTGAGGGCGTAGGAGTGCTTGTTCCTGTGACTTTGGGTTTCAGACTGTTCTGCGACGATTGAACAGAGGCTATGTTGGGATGCGGCACATTAGGCTGTGGATTATGTTCTTGGGTCGTAGGGGAAAACAACTCTGAAAGGCTGTATTTTTGCACCAGCCCCGAAATATTGGAGGCATGAATAGTGTTCTCGAGGTCTTCCCTGAAATACGTGAACCGCAAACTTTTCGGCTGCCGCAGCTCGGGCAGTTCGTTCAGAGCTTTCCGGTTGTTGCTCCAAGGAACGACTCGCCGCGGCCGGAGACGACCATTGAGAGCTTCctgctcgttttcgtcctGCACCAGCAACGGCTCAGATTCACTCGGCTCGATGTTGGAGACCAGCGGGTACTCGAAATTGATCCTCTCCTCGCCTTGCGCTGGCGATGACTGCCTGGAGAGCGAGGCGGAAGCCTCgctgatttttttaaacTCCTGCagttcctcgtccacaaatTCCTGTAGCACAGAGATGTCTGGCCACATCTTGCGTTTTCCGGCTTCGTCGAAACTCTCGACGGGAACACAAACATCGTCCAGAGAGGACGCATTGGAGGAGCGTCTGGAAGACGGATTTGACGAGCCGTAAACGGAGTTAGAGCTCTGGTCGTCGTTATTCGAATTGTAA carries:
- a CDS encoding Uracil catabolism protein 4, producing MAPSIDYLLSIQSVRETNSCTKKLLLENQLVNFDVDLSKLPDAVDFVISTIRDSFPTDESLLTIPVHGRYQHFECGGEKRLTEFIQKQLRGQSDYEICKKLIDLFIVSVLLDAGAGNQWKYNEHGILIGRSEGIAVATLHMFIDGVFSDGDSYVVNGSKLACLTAEELSKGLQVSEANPIAGFEGRLKLLNQLGKTLVQNRTIFGADARPGNLVDYLKQSSKDGSLDLPDLWDCLMEGLMPIWPTDGRIKLDGKCIGDAWYLKNKIKEAEKEYGSNAPESAKIVTFHKLTQWLTYSLFLPLEKYGHFSIKNAHYMTGLPEYRNGGLFVDFGVLNIKTERLKQGIKFSIEKKLDSNIPLYTPDDDLIVEWRSCTVCLLDYILPLVNEKLGVTGSKYELSLPQLIEAGSWKSGRLIASKLRSNGGPPIELFADGTVF
- a CDS encoding 40S ribosomal protein S20, with the translated sequence MSEEKKIIEEPEIHKIRITLISTKVKQLEKVSQNIIQNAERENLFKKGPVRMPTKTLRISTRKTPNGEGSKTWETYEMRIHKRYIDLHAPAQSVKKITQITIEPGVDVEVTIAA
- a CDS encoding Septation protein imp2, with protein sequence MDHLYSRNFWSPDDSACSFLLGHFNGGSKTADAVLAFYKERMAIEQEYAKRLCTLSRKIDLGKHEITGSLKSSLDVLAQETEQLGNSHYSQANKIATDVYKPLTEYATDRKNQGKILDSGLSKLMKHKRNLESKVELARKKYEAHWVKVNNYKTQQILMDETEAYRTQMKVNKLMDQMSEARDDYRGLVNEYNNMLNVWKNEWFSACENLQSMEEEKIKFLKANIWEYANIVSSTCISDDQSCENVRLSLEKCSYRADITSFVEEFKTGNTMSSPVNFIDYARGDIPQRKGGIQTVDLTSIPKITEQREQLGRKKIPPPKPTQEQQMQFDLIDRREETFKQLQEQAQLEASQLRSTGTKTASEPSSNLVFSEYSDGTEASSSHEDEFKQSKQESTYSNPLLHSLVSDKPTEPIRLKKFNIFGKTEKPVNPLEAYLSDLQLGGNGDMSKFRDSMQISDESKQEKNDNRAPSFTFSRNNSVRKSKSSTTLKGKFVNHANLPSRSSEGFPVLKYCRAQYSYNASIEQELSFKKRDILMILHQQPDGWWFAENINTGKSGLAPSNYLVDM
- a CDS encoding putative magnesium transporter encodes the protein MSEITPRRSSKVSEHETDAFGVMHNDVSSDSSAGFDPLIDHRRHSLATDLSKSQRPRKRGFSLSAPVVASDRPKNRLSKVAAAGHPISPGSKDRYGSIDEIGESKFRRFKSYNNALKQNKSISEGMQYKTENPFESTLRDQPAKGVLHDLAEHEPYNSNNDDQSSNSVYGSSNPSSRRSSNASSLDDVCVPVESFDEAGKRKMWPDISVLQEFVDEELQEFKKISEASASLSRQSSPAQGEERINFEYPLVSNIEPSESEPLLVQDENEQEALNGRLRPRRVVPWSNNRKALNELPELRQPKSLRFTYFREDLENTIHASNISGLVQKYSLSELFSPTTQEHNPQPNVPHPNIASVQSSQNSLKPKVTGTSTPTPSVAADSSSAADVPPFWLDVLNPTEEEMKVLSKAFSIHPLTTEDIFMGETREKVELFRDYYLVCFTAFDVVLEHQNRKKALERAMNSAAFSDDESVNSKHRKKAWYRHIMNRLLKSKSSSSDIDHQRAPSMVSKRRDGDKRKKNGELEPLNMYIIVFRDGVITFHQKPTPHPANVRRRVRLLKDYLSVTSDWIGYALIDDITDAYAPLIESIEDEVNAIEDAILVMQSGIDSDEESSGSEDEDDDKIWLKLKRRTSTVNDKASINSWSSKSSRSTSSSQDTKILSWKRKGDMLRRIGDCRRRVMSLLRLLGFKADVIKGFSKRCNEQWEVAPRSEIGMYLGDIQDHIVTMVQSLNHYEKLLARSHSNYLAQINIDMTRVNNDMNDILGKITILGSIVLPLNVVTGLWGMNCLVPGQDSPGLTWFYSICGSMFVFAVTAYLYARKVSGIV